One Temnothorax longispinosus isolate EJ_2023e chromosome 8, Tlon_JGU_v1, whole genome shotgun sequence genomic region harbors:
- the LOC139817975 gene encoding uncharacterized protein: MVLFQFFTTAILLLSLTSVKTYSVPYQSIQLAFSITPKLIYTSEPNPAFSGYSYTTQDFNGGESNVVFTTGADSISRLKNEMDSMKMSKGFSQGDKDQENIISSDQQSKSIKTEENSKNQDLDSNIKVLNEEKKSSQNSEANNLIEHQTNFQHVSLMNVPYSALGENLLNLHLPVFPRYQISSNVIQSPYYPHNPYARLELPLHNFGFYNSVPLFYQAATIIPDNNTKPASTAVENMKESVEPHITKSSQLNATNSESSSIKSSLIESRLNQESTNGIEETSSSPPVISTNKFESTTTSEKIREEIPTDETTVTSQSSVEQTTDDKASSTEPASTETSLLTSLLTKKSDTATSKRCTGCMKRLN; this comes from the exons ATGGTGCTCTTTCAGTTTTTTACCACCGCTATT cTTTTGTTAAGTCTAACATCGGTAAAAACATACTCTGTTCCATACCAGAGCATTCAGCTAGCGTTTTCCATCACGCCAAAGTTGATATATACGTCCGAACCTAATCCTGCTTTCAGTGGATATTCCTATACAACTCAGGACTTTAATGGTGGTGAAAGTAATGTTGTTTTTACAACTGGTGCCGATTCTATAAGCAGATTGAAGAATGAAATGGACTCAATGAAAATGTCAAAAGGATTTTCACAAGGAGATAAAGATCAAGAGAATATAATATCTTCGGACCAACAATCTAAATCCATAAAAACTGAAGAAAATAGTAAAAACCAAGATCTTGACTCAAATATTAAAGTTCTCAATGAAGAGAAGAAATCGTCACAAAATTCTGAAGCAAATAATCTTATTGAACATCAGACGAATTTTCAGCACGTCTCCCTTATGAATGTACCTTACTCTGCACTTGGAGAAAATTTACTGAACTTACACCTTCCAGTGTTTCCAAGATATCAGATATCATCAAATGTGATACAAAGCCCATACTATCCTCACAATCCCTACGCTCGCTTAGAACTGCCCTTGCATAATTTTGGTTTTTACAATTCTGTGCCGTTATTTTATCAAGCAGCAACAATCATTCCTGATAACAATACCAAGCCAGCATCGACAGCTGttgaaaatatgaaagaatCGGTCGAACCACACATTACTAAAAGCTCGCAACTAAATGCTACCAACTCTGAATCTAGCTCGATAAAATCCAGTCTAATAGAATCGAGACTCAATCAAGAATCAACAAATGGAATCGAAGAAACATCATCGAGTCCGCCTGTTATTTCTACGAACAAATTTGAATCAACGACCACATCTGAGAAAATTAGGGAAGAAATTCCAACTGATGAGACCACAGTGACATCTCAGAGTTCCGTTGAACAGACTACAGACGACAAAGCAAGTAGTACCGAGCCTGCAAGTACAGAAACAAGTTTACTAACAAGTCTACTAACAAAGAAATCAGATACTGCCACATCAAAGAGATGTACGGGATGTATGAAGCGTCTcaactaa
- the Creld gene encoding cysteine-rich with EGF-like domain protein 2, translating into MRVPTSVVFLNIFVIVLTCMSSIQCEKEKLGEEELKSQKFPPCAACKILTSSFKKGLDKTSRGKFEGGDSAWEEDKLGSYSRSEIRLIEIQENLCKDVERGEVQCQSLAEELESQIEEWWFKHQDTYPDIYDYICIEKTERCCPKDHYGPNCTQCPGYPDRICSNNGKCKGAGTRKGNGGCFCDKGYIGDICSECAPRYYESYKDEKTLLCSSCHAACDGPCKGAGPKDCEKCAAGWYMIEDKGCFDIDECLRSNDICPGNQFCINKEGSYACLACDKACNGCTGDGPDMCVKCADDYHKKDNLCINSDLLGRKKQENLARYLTYFGLCVATCIILQRNVYAASVIGLLVAVYISVSEYMIAYSNVQDTTANMDILGPG; encoded by the exons ATGCGAGTGCCGACCAGTGTTgtttttcttaacatttttgtaATCGTATTGACTTGCATGAGTAGCATCCAAtgtgagaaagaaaaactgGGCGAGGAGGAACTCAAATCTCAAAAATTTCCGCCCTGCGCAGCGTGCAAAATACTTACCAGTAGTTTCAAAAAG ggTTTAGACAAGACGAGTCGTGGGAAGTTTGAGGGCGGAGATAGCGCTTGGGAAGAGGACAAGTTAGGCTCGTACTCAAGAAGTGAAATACGACTGATTGAAATACAAGAGAACTTGTGTAAAGATGTCGAGCGTGGCGAGGTGCAGTGCCAATCTTTAGCCGAAGAATTGGAGAGTCAGATAGAGGAATGGTGGTTCAAGCATCAGGATACTTATCCAgatatatacgattatatcTGTATCGAAAAGACAGAACGTTGTTGTCCGAAAGATCATTACGGTCCGAACTGTACGCAGTGTCCAGGATATCCAGATAGAATCTGCAGTAATAATGGCAAATGTAAAGGAGCTGGCACGAGAAAGGGAAATGGTGGCTGCTTCTGCGACAAGGGATATATCGGAGACATTTGTTCAGAGTGCGCTCCGAGATACTATGAATCTTATAAGGATGAAAAAACCTTGTTATGTTCCTCATGTCATGCGGCGTGCGACGGACCTTGCAAAGGCGCCGGGCCAAAGGATTGCGAGAAATGTGCTGCTGGATGGTACATGATCGAAGACAAAGGCTGCTTTGATATCGACGAATGTTTAAGAAGCAACGATATCTGTCCTGGCAATCAATTCTGCATTAATAAAGAAGGGAGCTATGCTTGTTTGG CTTGCGACAAAGCCTGCAACGGTTGCACCGGCGATGGGCCAGATATGTGTGTCAAATGTGCCGATGATTATCATAAAAAGGATAATTTGTGCATAA aTTCAGATCTTCTTGGCCGCAAGAAACAAGAAAATCTGGCGAGATATCTGACGTATTTCGGACTTTGTGTGGCGACATGTATCATTTTGCAACGTAACGTTTATGCGGCAAGCGTTATCGGTTTGTTAGTTGCAGTATATATATCTGTCTCCGAATACATGATCGCATATAGCAATGTCCAGGATACAACGGCAAACATGGATATTCTAGGACCAGGTTAA